A genomic window from Cricetulus griseus strain 17A/GY chromosome 4, alternate assembly CriGri-PICRH-1.0, whole genome shotgun sequence includes:
- the Tmem248 gene encoding transmembrane protein 248 encodes MFSINPLENLKLYISSRPPLVVFMISVSAMAIAFLTLGYFFKIKEIKSPEMAEDWNTFLLRFNDLDLCVSENETLKHLSNDTTTPESTMTIGQARSSTQPPQALEESGPINISVAITLTLDPLKPFGGYSRNVTHLYSTILGHQIGLSGREAHEEINITFTLPAAWNADDCALHGHCEQVVFTACMTLTAAPGVFPVTVQPPHCVPDTYSNATLWYKIFTTARDANTKYAQDYNPFWCYKGAIGKVYHALNPKLTVIVPDDDRSLINLHLMHTSYFLFVMVITMFCYAVIKGRPSKLRQSNPEFCPEKVALADA; translated from the exons ATGTTCAGCATTAACCCCCTGGAGAACCTGAAGCTCTACATCAGCAGCCGGCCACCCTTGGTGGTTTTCATGATCAGTGTTAGCGCCATGGCCATCGCCTTCCTCACCCTGGGCTATTTCTTTAAGATCAAGGAGATTAAGTCCCCAGAGATGGCTGAG GACTGGAATACTTTTCTGCTGCGCTTTAATGATTTGGACTTGTGTGTATCAGAAAATGAgacactgaagcatctctccaatGACACCACCACCCCTGAGAGCACCATGACCATTGGGCAGGCCAGATCGTCCACCCAGCCACCCCAGGCCCTGGAGGAATCAGGCCCCATCAATATCTCAGTGGCCATTACCTTGACCCTGGACCCTCTCAAGCCCTTTGGAGGGTACTCTCGAAACGTCACACACCTGTACTCCACCATCCTTGGACATCAGATTGGACTCTCAG GCAGGGAAGCACACGAAGAGATCAACATCACCTTCACCCTGCCTGCTGCCTGGAATGCCGATGACTGTGCCCTCCATGGCCATTGTGAGCAGGTGGTGTTTACAGCCTGCATGACCCTCACAGCTGCCCCTGGAGTCTTCCCTGTCACTGT TCAGCCACCTCACTGTGTCCCTGACACATACAGCAACGCTACACTCTGGTACAAGATCTTCACAACTGCCAGAGATGCCAACACAAAATATGCTCAAGACTACAATCCTTTCTGGTGTTATAAGGGAGCCATTGGAAAAGTCTACCACGCTTTAAATCCCAAACTCACCGTTATTGTTCCAGAT GATGACCGTTCATTAATCAACCTGCATCTCATGCACACCAGTTACTTTCTTTTTGTGATGGTGATAACAATGTTTTGCTACGCAGTTATCAAAGGCAGACCCAGCAAATTGCGTCAGAGCAATCCTGAATTTTGTCCTGAGAAG GTGGCTTTGGCTGATGCCTAA